In Microbacterium sp. zg-Y818, the genomic window GGCGAATGTCGCCGAGCGTGATGCCGAGATTGCGCGCGAGCAGGTTGCCGGTGCCCTGCGGCACGATGCCCAGCGGCACGTCGGTCCCCGCCAGCGCCGCAGCCACATCGCGCAGCGTGCCGTCGCCGCCGACGGCGACGACCGACTCGCAGCCGTCGGACAGCGCCTGCCGTGTCACGCCCTCACCGGCATCCTCGACCGTCGTCTCGTACCACTGCACCTCGACGGGCTGCTCACGTGTGGCGAGTGCACGCTCGAGAGCGGAACGCTCCACACGGGTGGGATTGAAGACGATGCCGATCATCCCCCCACTCTGGCTGACAGCGGGTGCAGCCGCCAGCACGGCGCGGGGGGCTTGACACACGGCGACGGGCCTGCCGCACCCCCGGCAAAAGGTCGGGTGGCGCTGTGGTCTGGCCACCGTGAATAATGGTGGTGTGACCACACGCCCCGCCGGCTACAGCGCCATCTCCAGCTACTCCCGCGTGGAGATCCTCCACCTCATCCAGGAGCGGCCCCAGCGCACCGTCGCGGAGCTGGTGGAGGCGACCAAACTGCACGCCAACACGGTGCGCGAGCACCTACAGCGACTCATCGACGACGGGTACATCGTTTCCGAGATCGAGCACCGCACCACCCGTGGGCGGCCACGGGTGCTCTACAGCGCGGCAGACGGCGGCCAGTCCTTCAGCCCGGTGCAGCAGCGCAAGGTGCGCGAAGCCGCACAGCGCGGCGACCTCATGCGCCGGGTGCTCCCCAGCGAACTGCCGCCGGAGCTGACCACGGAGGCGCTGCACCAGGTCGACGCCCTGGTGGAGAACCTCGTCGACGCCGGCTTCGACCCCATCGTCGACGAGTCTGAGCTGACCATCGACCTCAGCCCGTGCGCACACGCGGAGGTTCAGGCCGGACACCGTCAGGTGCTGTGCTCCGTGCACCTGGGGCTCATGCAGGGCGTGATCGCCCAGGCCGGCGGCCCGCTCACGGTCGACGGCATGCGCTCGTCGTGCGATCCGCGCGAGTGCATCGTGCAGCTTTCCGCCCGGGGCTGAGCCCCGACCCACGCCACCCTCATCTCGCGCCCAGGCGAGGCGGTTTCGCGCGCCCAGATTCCGACTGAGAACCTGCCGAGGCGCCGGTTTTTTTGCCGAACCTGAGGTATTCTCATACCAGGCCTGCGTGGTCTGACCACAGCAGGGGCTTATTCACGGCTCCATGCCGGGAAAGGTGAGCATCGGCTCACTACCTTCAGCGATAAGAAAACCCCCTTCTGAGGAAGGATCCCGATGGATCTGCTCGACCCGCTGCTGCTTGCCCGCTGGCAGTTCGGACTCACGACGCTCTACCACTACCTCTTCGTCCCACTCACCCTGGGCCTGGTTCTGGTCGTGGCGATCTTCCAGACCGTCTGGCACCGCACCGCGAACGTGGCGTGGCTGCACCTGACGCGACTGTTCGGCAAGATCTTCCTGATCAACTTCGCCATGGGCGTCGTCACCGGCATCGTGCAGGAGTTCCAGTTCGGCATGAACTGGTCGGCCTACTCGCGTTTCGTCGGCGACGTCTTCGGCGCCCCGCTCGCCTTCGAGGGCCTCATGGCCTTCTTCTTCGAGGCAACCTTCATCGGCGTGTGGATCTTCGGGTGGAACAAGCTGCCCAAGGGGCTGCACTTGGCATCGATCTGGGCGGTCGTCTTCGGCTCCACCCTGTCGGGGTACTTCATCCTGGCCGCCAACGCGTTCATGCAGAACCCGGTCGGCTACGAGATGGCCGCCGACGGCGGCCGGGCCGAGCTGGTCGACATCGGCGCGGTGCTGACCAACCCCGTCGTGCTCGCCGCCTTCCCGCACACCATCTTCTCGGCGTGGATGTTCGCCGCCGCGGTCGTCATCGCCGTAAGCGCCTGGCACCTGTCCCGCGCGCAGCACATCGAGACGATGCGCCGCTCGCTGCGGTTCGGCATGTGGTTCATGATCGTCTCGTTCGCCGGTGTCGCCATCTCGGGCGACCAGCTGAGCCTGGTGATGGTGGCAACGCAGCCGATGAAGATGGCCGCCGCCGAAGCCATCTGGAATACGGCATGCGGGGCGGACGCCTCGTTCTCGCTGTTCTCCATCGGCACACCGGACGGCTCGGAGGAGATCTGGTCGCTGCGCATCCCGTACTTGCTGTCCCTGCTGTCCACGCACTCGTTCGACGGCTGCGTCGAGGGCCTCAACGACCTGCAGGCGCTGTACACCGAGCAGTTCGGCGCCGGCATCGACTACATGCCCATCGTCTGGGTCACCTACTGGTCCTTCCGCTGGATGATCGCCCTGGGCGGCGTCGCCACTCTGATCTCGGTCGCGGGTCTCTGGGTCACCCGCAAGAAGGCCACGCGCCCCGTCAAGAGCTGGATGTGGAAGGTCGCGATCTGGTCGGCCCCGCTGCCGCTGCTGGGCAGCCTCGTCGGCTGGGTGTTCACCGAGATGGGGCGCCAGCCCTGGATCGTCTTCAGTCTCATGCTCACCGAGGACGGCGTATCGCCGAACGTCCCCGGCTGGACGGTGCTGATCTCGCTCGTCGCGTTCACCCTGATCTACGCCGCGCTGGCGGTGGTGGAGTTCGGGCTGATCCTCAAGGCAGCACAGAAGGGCCCGGATCCGCTTCCGGACCCCGATGCCGAGGACGCCGGGCCCACCTCCCTCGAAGACACCCCGACGACGGTCTACTAGGAGCACGTCATGGATCTCGCGTACATCTGGTTCTTCATCGTCGGAGTGCTGTTCGTCGGCTACTTCGTGCTCGACGGCTTCGACTTCGGCGTGGGCATGTCCCTCCCCTTCCTCGGAAAGGACGACGTCTCGCGCCGCCAGGTCATCAACACCATCGGGCCGGTCTGGGACCTCAACGAGACCTGGGTCATCGTGGCCGGCGCCTGCCTGTTCGCCGCTTTCCCGGAGTGGTACGCCACTCTGTTCAGCGGCTTCTATCTGGCGCTGCTGCTGATCCTGCTCGCCCTCATCGCCCGTGGCGTGTCGTTCGAGTACCGTCACCAGCGCGACAGCGTGCGCTGGCGCCGCAACTTCGACCGCATGATCGTCATCGGCTCGGCCGTGCCGGCGTTCCTCTGGGGTGTCGCGGTGGCCAACATCGTGCAGGGCGTGCCGCTGGACGCAGACCACGAGTTCGTCGGCTCGCTCCTGACGCTTCTGAACCCGTACGGCCTGCTCGGCGGACTCACCACGCTGCTGCTGTTCTTCACCCACGGCCTGTACTTCGTCGCACTGAAGACCGACGGCAAGGTGCGCAGCGACGCCCGCGCCCTCGCGGCCAAGTCCGGCATCGTCACGGTCGTCGTTGCCGCGGTGTTCCTGGTGTGGACCATCATGCAGGCCGTGGCGAACGACGCTCCGCTGCTGATGCTCTCGCTCGCCTGTGCCGTCATCGCGGCGCTGCTGCTGATCGGCTCGATCGCCGCGAACCGACGCAACAGCGAGGGCTGGGCATTCGGCTTCGGCGCCGGCACCGTGATGTTCGCCGTGCTGACGCTGTGGCTCGCGCTCTTCCCCAACGTCATGCCGTCGACGATCGACCCGGCGTTCAACCTGACGATCGAGAACGCTTCGAGCACGGACTACACGCTCACGATCATGACGTGGGCCGCGGTCATCTTCCTGCCGCTGGTGCTGCTGTACCAGGGGTGGACCTACTGGGTGTTCCGCAAGCGGATCACCCGCTCCGAGATCGAGAAGGCTGCCACAGCAGTCCACTGAACCCGGCCGCCCCGGTCCCACGCCGCGCGATTCGCGCGCCGGACCGGGGCGGACCGTTGTCATCGGCACGCCGCCCGAGCGCGGCATGCGTGGGAGGATCGATACATGGCTTCGCAGGACGCGGACGCACCACCGCGCGTCGGCGGCCGCCCCCTCGACCCCCGGCTGCTGAAGTACACGCGCGCGTCGCGATCGTTCTTCGCGGCGATCGCGGCGATCGGACTCGCGCAGACCCTCGTCATCGTCGCCTTCGCGTGGCTGCTCACCTGCGCGATCGTCGGGGCGATCGAGGGGATGCCATGGGGCGAGCTCTCCGGCATCCTCACCTCGCTCGCGGGGGTCATCGTCCTGCGCGCCGCGCTGCTGTGGGTGCGTGAGACGGTCGCCGCCCGCGCCTCGGCGCGCGTGCAGGCGCAGCTGCGCGCGAACCTCGTCGAGGCGGTCGGCGAACTCGGCCCCGGCTGGCTCGCCCGCCACAACTCGGCGCACCTCGCCCTGACCGCCGGGCGCGGCCTCGACGCCCTCGACGCCTACTTCGCCCGCTACCTTCCGCAGCTGGCGCAGACGGCCATCGCGACGCCGCTCATCATCGCCGTGATGTGGTGGATGGACTGGATCTCCGGCCTCACGGTGGTGCTGACCATTCCGCTCATCCCCTTCTTCATGATCCTCATCGGCCTGGCCACCCGCGCGGTGCAGGACAAGCAGTGGCAGACCCTGCGGCAGCTGGCCGCCCGCTTCGCCGACACAGTGCGGGGACTGTCGACGCTCACCGTGTTCGGCCGGCAGCACCGCGCCGTGGCGTCGATCCAGCGCATCACCGAGCGCTACCGCGACCAGACCATGCGGGTGCTTCGCGTGTCGTTCCTCTCCGGGTTCGCCCTGGAGCTGCTGGCCAGCCTGTCGGTGGCGATCATCGCGGTGTCGATCGGGTTCCGCCTGCTCGAGGGCGAACTGGCGCTGCTCGTGGGCCTCTTCGTGCTGCTGCTCGCGCCGGAGGCATACCTGCCGCTGCGCCAGGTGGGCGTGCAGTTCCACGCCGCCGCCGAGGGTGTTTCCGCCACCGACGACGTCTTCGCGGTGCTCGATGAGGCTGCCGCCCGCCGCGCTGACCGGCCGGGCGCAGCGGGCCCGACGGGAGCCGAACCCGCTGCAGAGGCCGGCGGTGCGGCATCCGGTCCACTCGTGCTGCGCGACCTGCGCGTGCGGTACGGCGACCGCTCGCTTGCACCCGTGGATCTGCGGGCGGATGCCGGCGAGCTCGTGCTGCTGGAAGGACCGAGCGGCGCCGGAAAATCCAGCGTCTTCGCGGCGCTCCGCGGCGCGGCCGAATTCGACGGCGAGGCGACGCTCGGCGGTGTCGCCCTCACCCGCCTGCGCCCTGACCGCTGGATGGCGTGGGCTGGCCAGCACCCCGGCCTCATCTCGGGGACGGTCGCCGACAACGTCGCACTGGGCGCCCCCTCCCCCGACCCCGCGACGGTGGCGCGGGCACTCACGCTGGCCGGCGCCGTCGACATCGATCCGGCGCGGGAGCTCGGCGTGCAGGGAGCGGGACTGTCGGGTGGGCAGGCGCAGCGGGTCGCCGTGGCGCGCGCGATTCACCGGTACCTCGCCGGCGCGGCATCCGTGCTCGCCCTCGACGAGCCGAGCGCGGCCCTCGACGCGCAGACCGAGGATGTGCTGTGGCAGAACCTGCGGGGGCTCGCCGATGCCGGGGCCACCGTGCTGCTCATCTCGCACCGCACCACCGCCCGGGCCTACGCCGACCGCGTCGTGCGCCTGCAGACGGCGGAGGTGCCGGCATGACCACGACGACGAACACGACCGCCGCCCCTCGGGCGACCGCCGCAGACGTGCTGCGTGGCGCGATGCCGCCCGCCCGCCGCTTCTGGCGCGCGGCCGCATCGGGATTCGCCACCGAGGCGTCGGCGGTGGCCCTCCTCGCCGTCAGCGCCTGGCTCATCGTCCGCGCCAGCGAGCAGCCCGCAGTGATGTACCTCACCGCCGCTGTCGTGGGGGTGCGCGCCTTCGCGCTCTCGCGCGCGGCCTTCCGCTATCTGGAACGGCTCACTTCGCACGACGCGGCGCTGCGCCAGCTCGCCACCACCCGCACCGCGCTGGTGCGTCGCCTCATCCCCCTCGCCCCCGATGGGCTCACCCGCACGCGGCGCGGCTCGGTGCTGGGAGCGCTCGTCGACGACGTCGACGAGTTGCAGAACCTGCCGCTGCGCGTGGTGGAGCCACTCGTCGCCTCGGCTGTCGTGGCCCTCTCGGCCGTCGTCTTCGTGGCATTCGTGTCCTGGCCCGCCGCCCTCACCCTGCTGGCCTGCCTCATCGTGGCCGCACTGGTCGCGACGCTCTGGGGATGGGCCGCGGGCGGGCGCGCCGAACGCGCCATCGCCCCGCTGCGCGCCCGGCTGGCCGACGCCGTGACCGACCACCTGGGAAGCCTCGACGTGCTGCTGGCCTACGGCGCCGAGGCCGAGAGCCGCGCCCGCATCGCCGAGGCCGACGCGGCCGTCCGCCGCGCGGTGGTCCGCCGCGCCGGCGCCCAGGCGGCGACGACCGCCATCGTCTCGCTGCTCGCGGGGGCGGCGTCGCTCCTGGCGGTCGCCGTGACGGCTCCGGATGCCGCCACCCTCGGCGGCCCCGCGCTGGCGGTGGCAGTGCTCGTGCCGATGGCCGTGTTCGAGGTGTTCGGCGCCGTGCCGCTGGCCGCGGCTGCCTGGCGGCAGGTACACGCCTCGGCGGAGCGCATCGCCGAATCCGTGCCCGCCGACATTCCCGCCGGACTCGTCCGCGATGCGCCGCCCGCGACCGGCGAGGCGCCCGCCCTCGGCGAGGGGCTGCGGCTGCGCGACGTCTCGGCCACGTGGCCGGACGCGGCGACGCCGTCCCTCAGCGGCGTCGACCTCGACGTGCGCCCCGGCGAGCGCGTCCTGGTCGTCGGATCCAGCGGCGCCGGCAAGACGACCCTTGCCCACGTGCTCGTGCGCTTCCTCGATTGCACCGGCACCTACGACATCGGGGGCCGCTCGGTGCGCGATCTGTCGCCGGACGACGTGCGCCTGACCGTTGGCCTGTGCGAGCAGCAGCCGATGCTCTTCGACGAGGACATCCGGCAGAACCTGCTCTTCGCCCGCGACACCGCGACCGACGATGAGCTGACCGCGGTGCTCTCCCGCGTGGGCCTCGGCCCGTGGTTGGCAGAGCGCGGCGGCCTCGACGCCCGCGTCGGCGAGCGCGGCGCGCTCGTCTCCGGGGGCCAGGCACAGCGCATCGCACTGGCGCGCGCCCTGCTTCACGGCTTCCCGGTGCTCGTGCTCGACGAACCCACCGCGGGCGTGGACCCCGCGGCATCCGACGCGCTTCTCACCGACCTGCTGCAGGCGGTTTCTCCCGACCAGGCCGTGGTGCTGATCTCGCACGTGGAGGTGCCCGAAGGGCTCGTCGACCGCACGGTGCGGCTCGACGCGGGCCGGGCGTGGTGACGGGCCTCAGCCGGACAGCACGACCGACAGCGCGATGCCGGCGGCGACCGCGATCAGCGTGACGACCGTGTACCCGATTGCGAGGCCCGCGCGCGCGTAGCCACGCCCGGCCTCGCCGGTGCGGCCTATCTCTCGCAGCGCCAGGTGGGCGAACACAATGCCCAGCGGCGCCAGCACGAAGGCGAACACGAACCCGAGCAGCGCCTTGCCGTTGACCGCGCCCGTTGGCTGATCGCCGCCCACGGCCGGGGATGCCGTGGCGGGCCCCACCGCGGCGTCCGCCGCCGATGCGGGCTCATCGTGCGATGAGGACATCGCAGATGGGGAAACAAGGGCGATGGAGGCGGGGAGCGCGGGCGCCGC contains:
- a CDS encoding ArsR family transcriptional regulator, whose translation is MTTRPAGYSAISSYSRVEILHLIQERPQRTVAELVEATKLHANTVREHLQRLIDDGYIVSEIEHRTTRGRPRVLYSAADGGQSFSPVQQRKVREAAQRGDLMRRVLPSELPPELTTEALHQVDALVENLVDAGFDPIVDESELTIDLSPCAHAEVQAGHRQVLCSVHLGLMQGVIAQAGGPLTVDGMRSSCDPRECIVQLSARG
- a CDS encoding cytochrome ubiquinol oxidase subunit I, whose translation is MDLLDPLLLARWQFGLTTLYHYLFVPLTLGLVLVVAIFQTVWHRTANVAWLHLTRLFGKIFLINFAMGVVTGIVQEFQFGMNWSAYSRFVGDVFGAPLAFEGLMAFFFEATFIGVWIFGWNKLPKGLHLASIWAVVFGSTLSGYFILAANAFMQNPVGYEMAADGGRAELVDIGAVLTNPVVLAAFPHTIFSAWMFAAAVVIAVSAWHLSRAQHIETMRRSLRFGMWFMIVSFAGVAISGDQLSLVMVATQPMKMAAAEAIWNTACGADASFSLFSIGTPDGSEEIWSLRIPYLLSLLSTHSFDGCVEGLNDLQALYTEQFGAGIDYMPIVWVTYWSFRWMIALGGVATLISVAGLWVTRKKATRPVKSWMWKVAIWSAPLPLLGSLVGWVFTEMGRQPWIVFSLMLTEDGVSPNVPGWTVLISLVAFTLIYAALAVVEFGLILKAAQKGPDPLPDPDAEDAGPTSLEDTPTTVY
- the cydB gene encoding cytochrome d ubiquinol oxidase subunit II; amino-acid sequence: MDLAYIWFFIVGVLFVGYFVLDGFDFGVGMSLPFLGKDDVSRRQVINTIGPVWDLNETWVIVAGACLFAAFPEWYATLFSGFYLALLLILLALIARGVSFEYRHQRDSVRWRRNFDRMIVIGSAVPAFLWGVAVANIVQGVPLDADHEFVGSLLTLLNPYGLLGGLTTLLLFFTHGLYFVALKTDGKVRSDARALAAKSGIVTVVVAAVFLVWTIMQAVANDAPLLMLSLACAVIAALLLIGSIAANRRNSEGWAFGFGAGTVMFAVLTLWLALFPNVMPSTIDPAFNLTIENASSTDYTLTIMTWAAVIFLPLVLLYQGWTYWVFRKRITRSEIEKAATAVH
- the cydD gene encoding thiol reductant ABC exporter subunit CydD, giving the protein MASQDADAPPRVGGRPLDPRLLKYTRASRSFFAAIAAIGLAQTLVIVAFAWLLTCAIVGAIEGMPWGELSGILTSLAGVIVLRAALLWVRETVAARASARVQAQLRANLVEAVGELGPGWLARHNSAHLALTAGRGLDALDAYFARYLPQLAQTAIATPLIIAVMWWMDWISGLTVVLTIPLIPFFMILIGLATRAVQDKQWQTLRQLAARFADTVRGLSTLTVFGRQHRAVASIQRITERYRDQTMRVLRVSFLSGFALELLASLSVAIIAVSIGFRLLEGELALLVGLFVLLLAPEAYLPLRQVGVQFHAAAEGVSATDDVFAVLDEAAARRADRPGAAGPTGAEPAAEAGGAASGPLVLRDLRVRYGDRSLAPVDLRADAGELVLLEGPSGAGKSSVFAALRGAAEFDGEATLGGVALTRLRPDRWMAWAGQHPGLISGTVADNVALGAPSPDPATVARALTLAGAVDIDPARELGVQGAGLSGGQAQRVAVARAIHRYLAGAASVLALDEPSAALDAQTEDVLWQNLRGLADAGATVLLISHRTTARAYADRVVRLQTAEVPA
- the cydC gene encoding thiol reductant ABC exporter subunit CydC, with translation MTTTTNTTAAPRATAADVLRGAMPPARRFWRAAASGFATEASAVALLAVSAWLIVRASEQPAVMYLTAAVVGVRAFALSRAAFRYLERLTSHDAALRQLATTRTALVRRLIPLAPDGLTRTRRGSVLGALVDDVDELQNLPLRVVEPLVASAVVALSAVVFVAFVSWPAALTLLACLIVAALVATLWGWAAGGRAERAIAPLRARLADAVTDHLGSLDVLLAYGAEAESRARIAEADAAVRRAVVRRAGAQAATTAIVSLLAGAASLLAVAVTAPDAATLGGPALAVAVLVPMAVFEVFGAVPLAAAAWRQVHASAERIAESVPADIPAGLVRDAPPATGEAPALGEGLRLRDVSATWPDAATPSLSGVDLDVRPGERVLVVGSSGAGKTTLAHVLVRFLDCTGTYDIGGRSVRDLSPDDVRLTVGLCEQQPMLFDEDIRQNLLFARDTATDDELTAVLSRVGLGPWLAERGGLDARVGERGALVSGGQAQRIALARALLHGFPVLVLDEPTAGVDPAASDALLTDLLQAVSPDQAVVLISHVEVPEGLVDRTVRLDAGRAW